From a region of the Rathayibacter sp. VKM Ac-2804 genome:
- a CDS encoding glutathione peroxidase, translating to MPETITDIPLTTIDGTASTLADYAPVKLIVNVASRCGLAPQYEKLEALQKQYGDRGFTVLGFPSNQFLQELSDSDKIKEYCSTTWGVTFPMFEKVKVNGRSAHPLYAELTKTEDEAGKAGKVKWNFEKFLITADGTVHRFRPTVEPDDPRILELIEASLPA from the coding sequence GTGCCCGAGACGATCACCGACATCCCCCTCACCACGATCGACGGCACCGCGTCGACGCTCGCCGACTACGCGCCGGTGAAGCTCATCGTCAACGTCGCGTCCCGCTGCGGTCTCGCACCGCAGTACGAGAAGCTCGAGGCGCTGCAGAAGCAGTACGGCGACCGCGGCTTCACGGTGCTCGGCTTCCCGAGCAACCAGTTCCTGCAGGAGCTCAGCGACTCCGACAAGATCAAGGAGTACTGCTCGACCACCTGGGGCGTCACGTTCCCGATGTTCGAGAAGGTCAAGGTCAACGGCCGCTCGGCGCACCCGCTCTACGCGGAGCTGACCAAGACCGAGGACGAGGCGGGCAAGGCCGGCAAGGTGAAGTGGAACTTCGAGAAGTTCCTGATCACCGCCGACGGCACCGTGCACCGCTTCCGCCCGACCGTCGAGCCCGACGACCCGCGCATCCTGGAGCTGATCGAGGCGTCGCTCCCCGCCTGA
- a CDS encoding ATP-dependent DNA ligase translates to MTPSSQQLVTVGGRRLRLTNLDKVVYPEAGFTKADVLSYYASVASAMLPHLARRPVTRKRWVDGVGTAEEPGEVFFEKNLPSSAPYWLSRTKLAHSSRDVEYPLVDDVAGLTWLAQQAALELHVPQWRVGSDGERRPPDRLVLDLDPGEGAGLAECAEVAFLARDLLEGMGLEPFPVTSGSKGIHLYCPLDASASSDQISSVAHELAKVLESDHRDLVVSDMKKTLREGKVLVDWSQNSAAKTTIAPYSLRGRLLPRVAAPRTWEEIGAADLRHLAPDEVVERLRSDGDLLRPVLAARGAGLEPSPERMAGFAATDASADRLAAYRSMRDASKTPEPVPSPGAGISTSGDTFVVQEHHARRLHYDFRLEHDGVLVSWAVPKGPPLDGDPNRLAVQTEDHPLEYAAFEGTIPAGEYGGGEVRIWDEGTYALEKWREGEEVIAVLTGRPDGGLGGEPRRYALLHTGAKGGKGDEKNWLLHLMAPGAAAHGGQSHGGKPRGRGVGVRKGGGSSGAAGSGASGSSAATPTDSGASRSSAAAPTAEAAAFRPMLATAGRAADIPGDSAIEMKWDGYRALVRVAGGAVTLTSRNGNDLTGAFPDLLGPIAEAAAVDCVLDGEIVALDDRGRPDFGRLQTRGGLTKPREIEAAARATPVHLMLFDLLAIDGTEAIGRPYDERRAALEQLATENERVHVPSVFDGDLEEAMSTSLALGLEGVVAKRRDAAYRPGVRSGDWVKLTHHRVQEVVIVGWREGEGGLVGSVGSLLTALPGDDGLVYSGRVGSGFSDRERRGLVDRLAEHATDEPAVAVPPAESRGVHWVEPVLVGEVRYRERTSGGTLRQPVWRGWRADKSAAEVRLE, encoded by the coding sequence ATGACCCCCTCCTCGCAGCAGCTCGTGACGGTGGGTGGGCGGCGCCTGCGGCTGACCAACCTCGACAAGGTGGTCTATCCGGAGGCGGGGTTCACCAAGGCCGACGTCCTCTCCTACTACGCCTCGGTCGCCTCCGCGATGCTGCCGCACCTCGCCCGCCGGCCGGTGACCCGCAAGCGCTGGGTCGACGGGGTCGGCACGGCGGAGGAGCCGGGCGAGGTCTTCTTCGAGAAGAACCTGCCCTCCTCCGCGCCCTACTGGCTGAGCCGGACGAAGCTCGCGCACTCCTCGCGCGACGTCGAGTACCCGCTCGTCGACGACGTCGCCGGGCTGACCTGGCTGGCCCAGCAGGCCGCGCTCGAGCTGCACGTCCCGCAGTGGCGGGTCGGCTCGGACGGCGAGCGCCGGCCGCCGGACCGGCTCGTGCTCGATCTCGACCCGGGCGAGGGCGCCGGGCTCGCCGAGTGCGCCGAGGTGGCGTTCCTCGCCCGCGACCTGCTCGAGGGGATGGGGCTCGAGCCGTTCCCGGTGACCAGCGGCAGCAAGGGCATCCACCTCTACTGCCCGCTGGACGCCTCCGCCTCGAGCGACCAGATCTCCTCGGTCGCGCACGAGCTGGCAAAGGTGCTGGAGTCCGACCACCGCGATCTGGTCGTCTCCGACATGAAGAAGACCCTGCGCGAGGGCAAGGTGCTCGTCGACTGGAGCCAGAACAGCGCGGCGAAGACGACGATCGCGCCGTACTCGCTGCGGGGCCGGCTGCTGCCGCGGGTCGCCGCGCCGCGCACGTGGGAGGAGATCGGCGCGGCGGATCTGCGGCACCTCGCGCCGGACGAGGTGGTCGAGCGGCTGCGGAGCGACGGCGACCTGCTGCGCCCGGTGCTCGCCGCCCGCGGGGCCGGGCTCGAGCCGTCGCCGGAGCGGATGGCCGGTTTCGCGGCCACTGACGCCTCCGCCGACCGGCTGGCCGCCTACCGGAGCATGCGCGACGCGTCGAAGACGCCGGAGCCGGTGCCCTCGCCGGGAGCGGGGATCTCGACCTCGGGCGACACGTTCGTCGTGCAGGAGCACCACGCGCGGCGGCTGCACTACGACTTCCGGCTCGAGCACGACGGAGTCCTGGTCAGCTGGGCGGTGCCGAAGGGGCCGCCGCTCGACGGCGACCCGAACCGGCTCGCGGTGCAGACGGAGGACCACCCGCTCGAGTACGCGGCCTTCGAGGGCACGATCCCGGCGGGCGAGTACGGCGGCGGCGAGGTGCGGATCTGGGACGAGGGCACCTACGCGCTGGAGAAGTGGCGCGAGGGCGAGGAGGTGATCGCGGTGCTCACCGGCCGGCCGGACGGCGGGCTCGGCGGTGAGCCGCGGCGGTACGCGCTGCTGCACACCGGGGCGAAGGGCGGCAAGGGGGACGAGAAGAACTGGCTGCTGCACCTGATGGCGCCGGGGGCCGCGGCGCACGGAGGGCAGTCACACGGAGGGAAGCCGCGCGGGCGCGGGGTCGGGGTGCGGAAGGGCGGGGGGTCGTCGGGGGCGGCGGGGTCCGGCGCGTCGGGATCGTCCGCTGCGACGCCGACCGATTCCGGAGCGTCGAGGTCCTCCGCTGCCGCGCCGACCGCGGAGGCCGCCGCCTTCCGGCCGATGCTCGCCACCGCCGGGCGTGCGGCGGACATCCCCGGCGACTCCGCGATCGAGATGAAGTGGGACGGCTACCGCGCCCTGGTGCGGGTGGCGGGCGGAGCGGTGACCCTCACCAGCCGGAACGGCAACGACCTGACGGGCGCGTTCCCCGACCTGCTCGGTCCTATCGCCGAGGCGGCGGCGGTCGACTGTGTGCTGGACGGCGAGATCGTCGCGCTGGACGACCGCGGCCGGCCCGACTTCGGCCGACTGCAGACCCGCGGCGGCCTGACCAAGCCGCGCGAGATCGAAGCGGCGGCGCGCGCGACTCCGGTGCACCTGATGCTGTTCGACCTGCTGGCGATCGACGGCACGGAGGCGATCGGCCGCCCTTACGACGAGCGCCGCGCGGCTCTGGAGCAGCTGGCGACCGAGAACGAGCGCGTGCACGTCCCCTCGGTCTTCGACGGCGACCTGGAGGAGGCGATGTCGACGAGCCTCGCGCTCGGCTTGGAGGGCGTGGTCGCCAAGCGCCGGGACGCGGCATACCGGCCGGGCGTCCGCTCCGGCGACTGGGTGAAGCTCACCCATCACCGCGTGCAGGAGGTGGTGATCGTCGGCTGGCGCGAGGGCGAGGGCGGACTCGTCGGCTCGGTCGGCTCGCTGCTGACGGCACTCCCCGGCGACGACGGCCTGGTCTACTCCGGCCGGGTGGGCAGCGGCTTCAGCGACCGCGAGCGCCGCGGCCTCGTCGACCGCCTCGCCGAGCACGCGACCGACGAGCCCGCGGTGGCCGTCCCACCCGCCGAGTCCCGCGGCGTGCACTGGGTCGAGCCCGTCCTCGTCGGCGAGGTCCGCTACCGCGAGCGCACCTCCGGCGGCACCCTCCGCCAGCCCGTCTGGCGAGGCTGGCGCGCCGACAAGTCCGCCGCGGAGGTGCGCCTGGAGTGA